One Prunus dulcis chromosome 7, ALMONDv2, whole genome shotgun sequence DNA segment encodes these proteins:
- the LOC117635036 gene encoding protein trichome birefringence — protein sequence MAEATKHHLPTINGGTLLSDLKSLFSILKTRRTVAFVYGFMFAFVAFTVFLAFSPSPNSGSPWFSNIFTSSSTSSSSSSFFSFLFPNGTSSPQQQNQTVAFAPQTEPSRSISTAAAQAPSVNKQPPLVKNQTQPTILNPNQTSTALPKQPLVTPKNTTSKPESTTLVKNQTESTQNSDKAAVFKANQTSIAAPKTPVAAAGNKSSNSAPQSGSPEKSVAQKGVESNYTASVLKKQSNETNSGVSVKKGKQGNDDLVKSLMNCDILHGEWVKDDSYPLYKPGSCPLIDEQFNCILNGRPDKDFQKFKWKPKDCTLPRLDGSHMLELLRGKRFVFVGDSLNRNMWESLVCILRNSAKDKSKVFEANGRTHFRGEASYSFIFKDYNCTVEFFVSPFLVREWEMPEKDGSKRETLRLDLVGRSSDLYKDADIVIFNTGHWWTHEKTSKGKDYYQEGSHVYGELNVLEAFRKALTTWARWVDAKINPRKSIVFFRGYSASHFSGGQWNSGGQCDSETLPISNETYLRPYPPKMLVLEKVLRNMKTHVTYLNITRMTDFRKDGHPSIYRKQHLSDAERRSPKSFQDCSHWCLPGVPDAWNEVLYAELLVKLYQNRQQQLQLQQQKRA from the exons ATGGCTGAGGCCACAAAGCATCACCTTCCAACCATCAATGGTGGAACTTTGCTCTCAGACCTCAAGAGCCTCTTCTCCATCCTCAAAACCAGAAGAACTGTGGCTTTTGTTTATGGGTTCATGTTTGCCTTTGTTGCCTTCACTGTTTTCTTGGCCTTCAGCCCCTCCCCAAACTCTGGTTCTCCTTGGTTCTCAAACATCTTCACAAGTTCCAGTACCAGTTCTAGTTCTAGttcatttttctctttcttgttTCCCAATGGCACTTCATCTCCACagcaacaaaatcaaaccGTTGCTTTTGCTCCACAAACAGAGCCCTCTAGATCTATTAGCACCGCCGCCGCACAAGCTCCCTCTGTGAATAAACAACCACCTCTTGTGAAAAACCAAACTCAACCCACAATTTTGAACCCAAATCAGACATCAACTGCACTGCCTAAACAACCTCTAGTTACACCCAAGAATACGACTAGTAAGCCTGAATCAACCACCCTTGTGAAGAACCAAACTGAAAGTACCCAGAATTCTGATAAAGCCGCAGTTTTTAAGGCCAATCAGACCTCAATTGCCGCCCCGAAAACCCCGGTGGCGGCGGCGGGTAATAAAAGCTCGAATTCGGCACCGCAATCGGGTTCTCCGGAGAAGAGTGTTGCACAGAAGGGAGTGGAATCGAATTATACTGCTTCTGTGTTGAAGAAACAGAGCAATGAAACAAATTCTGGTGTGTCGGTGAAGAAGGGGAAGCAGGGGAATGATGATTTGGTGAAGTCTTTGATGAATTGTGATATATTACATGGGGAATGGGTGAAGGATGATTCATACCCTCTATACAAACCCGGGTCTTGTCCTCTGATTGATGAGCAATTCAATTGCATTCTTAATGGTAGGCCTGATAAGGATTTTCAGAAATTCAAATGGAAGCCTAAGGATTGCACTCTGCCAAG gTTGGATGGAAGTCATATGTTGGAGTTGTTGCGAGGAAAGCGCTTTGTTTTCGTTGGTGATTCGCTGAACAGGAATATGTGGGAGTCTCTGGTTTGCATCCTGAGAAACTCAGCCAAAGATAAAAGCAAGGTCTTCGAAGCAAACGGAAGAACCCATTTTCGTGGCGAAGCTTCATACTCCTTCATATTCAAA GACTATAATTGCACGGTGGAGTTCTTTGTGTCTCCCTTCTTAGTTCGAGAATGGGAAATGCCAGAAAAAGATGgatcaaagagagagacacTTCGTCTCGACTTAGTAGGGAGATCATCTGATCTATATAAAGATGCAGATATCGTCATCTTCAACACTGGACACTGGTGGACTCATGAGAAAACCTCCAAAGG GAAAGACTATTACCAAGAAGGTAGCCATGTTTATGGTGAACTGAATGTTCTGGAGGCATTTCGGAAAGCTTTAACTACATGGGCCAGATGGGTTGATGCCAAAATTAATCCAAGGAAAAGTATCGTCTTCTTTCGTGGTTATTCTGCTTCCCATTTCAG TGGTGGGCAGTGGAATTCTGGTGGCCAATGTGACAGTGAGACTCTTCCCATCTCCAACGAGACGTATCTGAGGCCATACCCCCCTAAGATGCTGGTACTGGAGAAGGTGTTGAGAAACATGAAAACCCATGTCACTTATCTCAACATCACTAGAATGACCGATTTCCGGAAGGATGGTCACCCATCAATCTACCGAAAGCAACACCTGTCCGATGCAGAGAGGAGATCACCAAAGAGCTTCCAGGATTGCAGCCATTGGTGCCTTCCTGGTGTTCCTGATGCATGGAATGAGGTTCTCTACGCCGAACTCCTAGTAAAACTGTACCAGAATCGGCAGCAGCAACTGCAACTGCAACAGCAGAAGAGAGCGTAG